The region GCTGCCGCTGCCCACCATCGACGCCCAGATCGTGCAGCGTTCGGCTCGGGTGCTGGAGCGCTACGGGCCCGACTTCCGCTACCGCCACTACGCGGCCGTCGAACGGCTGCCGGTCGCGCTGGGCGGGGTCACGGCCGTCGGCGCGGTGTTCGCGGCCGCCCAGGTGCCGCCCGCGCGGCGCTGGCTGTCCGACCGGATCAAGCCGGGCGAGGGGCCCAGTGCCTCGCGGCGGGCCAAGAGCTGGTTCTCCGTGCGGTTCGTGGGCGAGGGCGGCGGGCGCCGCGTGTTCACGGAGGTCGCGGGCGGCGACCCCGGCTACGGCGAGACCGCCAAGATGTTCGCGGAGTCCGCGCTGTCGCTCGCCTTCGACGACCTGCCGGAAACGGCCGGACAGGTCACGACGGCGGTGGCGATGGGCGACGCGCTCATCGAGCGGCTGCGGGGGGCGGGGATCACGTTCCGGGTGGCCGCGTCCAGGTAGGACCGTCCGGAACTCCCCTAGAACGGCCAGCCCAGCACCGTGTAGATCATCCCGCCGATCCAGCCGACCCCGGCGAGGACGGACAGGACCAGCGCGGCCATCACGGTGCGCTCGACGGGCTGGGTGGCGCCGGTGGCGGGCTTCGGGGAACGGTGCGTCGTCATGCGGCACAGCCTGCCGATCATGACGGCGCCCCCACATCCGTACAGGTACTCAGAACACGTACTCGGGGCACATACTCAGGGCACGTGCTCAGTCAACGGGTGAGGCTCCTGAGGGAGTTGTCTCCTTCAGGGCCCGTCGGCACAGGGAGTCCGCACTTCGGGTGGTCTCCGGGAGGCGGTACTTCGGGGTGAGCGCGAGGGTGTGCGCGCAGGCGTTGTCGAGGCTCACCCGGTGGCCGACCGAGACGAAGACAGGCTTGACGCCGTCCTGGGTGCGCAGTGCCCGACCGACCTCCTCCGGGCCCGTCGGTTCGCCCGCGAGCAGCGGGGAGGCGCTGCCGCGCCGGGCGCCGGGCTCCTCGTAGGAGAAGGTGAACGGGTTCTTGGCCACCCCGATCGTGGGGAGCCCGGTGAGCACTCCGAGGTGGCTGGCGAGGCCGAAACGGCGGGGGTGGGCGAGCCCGTAGCCGTCGCAGACCACGAGACCCGGCGCGCACGGCAGCGCGTCGAGCACGGCCAGCACGGTCGGGATCTCGCGGAAGGCGAGCAACCCGGGGACGTAGGGGAAGGAGACCTGTCCGACGGCGGTGGCCTCGGCGACGACGGCGAGGGTCGCCGCGTCGAACACGACGGCCGCGGCCACGACGACGTCCCGCTCGTCGTCGTACGCCACGTCCACGCCCGTCACCCTGCCGGTGCCGGGCGGCGGCCCGGGCTCGTCGAGCACCACGCGCCCCCGCAGTTCGTCCTGCACGGCGCGGGCCTGCTCCTCGGTCGCGGGCCAACCCGCGGGAATCGGTACGGTGTTCAACGAGGTGTTCATGGTGCCGACGAGCCTAGGCCCACAGCTCCGGAGGAAGTCCTGAGGGCGGTCACTTGCCACCCAGCGCGCGCCTCAGCTCCTCCTTGTTCATGTCCGAACGGCCGTGGACGTCACGGCGCTTGGCCTCCTCGTACAGCTGGTCGTACGTGGGTCCCTGAGCGCCCTGGTGGGAGCGCAGGCCGCCGCGCCTGCCGGAGGAGATGTCCTGGGTGGACGTGCGGCTCGCGGTCTTCGACTCGCCGGACCGGGCCCGCTCCTTGTTCACGGTGCGCGCGGCGATCTCCTCGGCGCGCTCCCTGCTCTCTCCCCGGTCGAGAGCGCTCTCCTTGATGTGCTCGTACTGGCGTTCGCGCTTGGGGCTGGAGCCACGGGGCATGGCGGCTCACTTCCTTCCGTGTCGCCGATCGCTTGCTTGCGCGTCGGCGACACGGGTACCCCACTCGCCACGGGGCACGCGGCGAGTCAGCGCTCCAGACGTGCCACCCGGCCCTTCTCCCCGGACGCCCAGCAGCCCAGGTCGGGGGTGCAGTCCACGGTGTCGTACGAGCCGGTGTCCAGGGTGCGCCAGGTGCGGCCGCCGTCGGTCGTGAGGTCGGTGCCGGTCGGGCCGACCGCGAGCGCGGAGGTGCGGCTGTGCGGGAGCCAGGCGACACCGGAGCGGTAGGCGGGCGGCGGCTGGGCGGCGGGGGTCCAGGTGCGCCCGCCGTCGGAGGTGACGGCGGCCGCCTGGGGCGATGCCTGGTCGGCGCGGTAGTCGCCGCCTACCGCGAGGCCGTGGGCGCGGTCCCGGAAGGCGAGGGCGAAGACGCCACGCGCCGGGTCGCCCGCGGGGATCGGCGTCTCGGCCGCCTTCCAGGTCAGTCCCCGGTCGGTGGAATGCAGCACACGCGCGTGTGCGCCCCCGCCGGTGGCCAGCCAGGCATCGTGCGATCCCGCGCTCACGAGGCACTGTCCACTGGCGGCGAAGCCCGCCTCGCCGTCCTGCGCGGCGGGCATGCCGTCGCTGGGCAGCACCTTCCAGGACCGTCCGCCGTCGCTGGTGGACAGGATGCGGAACCTGCCGTCCACGGGGTCGCTCATCGCGAGGCCGTGGCGCCGGTCGAAGAAGGTCAGGCAGTCGTAGAAGGCCTTCGCGTCGGTGTTGCGGAAGGACTCGGTCCAGGTCGCGCCGCCGTCGTCGGTCCTGAAGACCCGGGAGGCCTCGCCCTCACCGATGGCGAGGACCACCGCGCGCCGCGCGTCGAACGCCTCGATGTCGCGGAACTCCAGGTCGGCGGCGCCGGGCGGCGAGACGTTCCGCCAGCTCGCGCCGCCGTCGGTGGTCCGCAGGACGGTGCCCTTGGCGCCGGCCACCCAGGCGGTGTCCCGGCTGACGGCCGACAGTCCGCGGAAGCGAACGTCGCTGCCGCTGTCCTTGAGCGCCCAGTGGGCCGCCTTCCCCGCCTCGTGTGCCTGCGCGGGCGTAGCCGTCAGCGCGGCGGCGAACGCCGCCGCGCACAGTCCCACGGTGACCGCCCGACTCGTACGTCTCGACTTCCCCAAGCCCCTCATGGCGGGCGAAGCTAGCCCACTCCCCCGGCGCCGTCCAGATGGCCTCGGCGGGAACCCTGGGGCCGCGGTTGGTGTCCTCTCCGGTATCGCGGGCATGCCGGAACGAGAAATGGATCACTACGCGTCACCGAGGTGAATGAACTCGGTGACAGAGGTCACTTGGGCTTCAGGTGCACTGAATGGCTCATTCCGTCGTCTCATACATTGCCCGGCCTCATCCGCCCGGAGTTCGTCCAGCCGTCACAAGGGAGCAAGGCGTTGTCCACCGTCATCGAGCAGCCCGTAGAGGCCCGCCTCGTCGCCGCCGCCCCGCGGATGCCGAGCATTCCCGCAACGCTCCACTACGACCGGAGCGACCCCTTCGCCGTCCGTATGACCTTCCCCGCCCCGGCCACGCTGGAGGGCGTGGAGGTCTGCTGGACGTTCGCGCGCGAGCTGCTCGCGTCCGGCATGGAGGACTCCGTGGGGTACGGCGACGTACGGGTGCGACCGTACGGCTACGACCGCACCGTTCTGGAGTTCCACGCCCCCGAGGGCACCGCCGTGGTGCATGTGCGCTCGGGCGAGGTGCGGAAGTTCCTCCAGCGCACGACCGAGCTGGTGCCCGTCGGACTCGAGCATCTCCAGGTCGACCTGGACCACGACCTGGAGGAGCTGATGCGGGGCACCTGCTGAGCGGCGCCCCCGCCCTCAGCGAGCGCCGCCCAGCACGGTGTTGAGCTCGGCGTAGTCGAGTCCACCGGTCAGCGAGTCGTAGGTCCCCGCGCTCAGCAGCTCCCGCGCGGCACGGCGGACCACGGCGTGCGCGGCCTGCGCGATGCTCGAACCCGCGCTGATCCGGGCGACCCCGAGGGCGGCCAGCTCGGCGACGGGCGGCGCGCCGGGACCGACCAGCACATTGAGCGGGCCCTCGGCCCCCGCCACGAGCGACTTCACCGTCCCCGGGTCGACGGCCCCGGGAACGAAGATCCCGTCGGCTCCGGCGGCGAGGAAGGCGGCGGCTCGCTCCAGGGTCTCCCCGACCCCTCCCGCGCCCCTCAGAACAGTGTCGATACGCGCGTTGATGAACAGCGGGACACCTGCCGCATCGGCTGCGGCACGGGCCGCGGCGATGCGTTCCGCCTGCTCGGCGACCGGGCGCAGCGGGCCACGGCCGCCGTCACCCTCGCCCCCTTCGCCGTCGTAGAGCGCGTCCTCGATGTTCACGCCCACGGCGCCGGCCGCGAGCACCGCGCGGATCGTGTCCCCGACGCCCGCGGCGTCCTTCGCGTAGCCGCTCTCGATGTCCGCGCTCACCGGGACCCGGACCGCGGCGGCGACGCGTGCGACCGCGCCGAGGGCCCGGTCCCTGTCGAGCCGGTCCCCGTCGGCCGTTCCCAGGTCCCAGGCGAGCCCCGCGCTGGTCGTCGCCATGGCCGCGGCGCCCGCCTCCTCGACCAGGCGCGCACTCGCCGTGTTCCAGGCGTTCGGGAGGACGAGTGGGCGGCCGGGGGTGTGCAGGGCGCGGAAGGCGAGGGCGGTTTCGTGGGTGGGGTTCTGGTTCGTCATGGGGCCGATCCCATCACCGGGGGCGGGGTGGGGGCTGGCAGGAATGCGACATGTGCGTGGGGGCCGGGAAGTACGACCGGGTGCGGGCTGCCGGGGGTTGCTCGCGGAGTTCCCCGCGCCCCTTCCCGGGCGCCTCAACCCCCCGTTGCCGCGCCCGAGGTCGATGCCGCCGTGGCCGCCACGACGATCGCGGTGCGCACCTCCTGAATGACCTTCTTCAGCGCCGGGGCCGCCGCTCCACTGCGGTCGGTCAGCTCCTCGATGCGCTGCTTGTACAGCTTGCGGTCCTTGCCGGACGCCAGCGTGCGCAGTTCGGCCGCGGCGGCGAGGGCGACAAGGGCCGCGTCGCGGTCGGAGACGTCCTCGACGGGCACGGGCCCTTGCAACACGGTCCGTGCCTCCTCCCGCAGCGCCTCCACCGCGGACACCCGCTCCAGCTCGTACTCCACGGACGGGAAGAGCCCGAGCACCCGTTTCTTCTCGGCCCGCAGGTATCCCTCGGCGGCGAGCTGGGCGCGGACCGCGTCCAGGGTGACGCGCGCCCGCAGGGTCACCCACGCCTTCCACTTCCGGGGCCGGGACTCCTCCACCAGTTCCAGGAGCCCGTCGAGGACGAGGTCCCCCGTATGGGCGTCGGCGTCGACCGGTGTGGCGATGCCGTCCACGTCGGCGAGCAGTCCGCGCTGGGCGAGCTCCGTGAGGGCGCCGGCGCGCACCAGGTGGTGGAGGTGGGTCGCCCCCGTGACCTTGAGCCTCGTGGTGTCCCAGGCCAGCAGATAGAGCCGGGCGGGCAGCGACAGCGAGCCGTTGGGCACGGCGTCTCCTTCGGGGTCGAGGTCGGGGCCACGTTAGGGCCTGTCCGGCGGATCATGCCGCAGACGCGGGGCTTGGCGCGCCCATCTGCGGCGTTGAGGCACCGCCCGTTTCCTGCGACCTGATCCGCCGGACAGGCCGTTAATGCGTTGACAGCGTTCAGGGCTGTTCCTACGGTGTACAGCGGTCCTGTTGCCGTCGATTGGAGAAGGACGTTGCTCGTCTGAGGTCTGAGACACCGCGTCCACAGTGGGCTCTCGTCGCCCCCGTGTGCGCAGCGTGCGACCTCGGCGTATGAGCCGTCCTCCGGTTTTACGGGGCCTTCTTTCCGCCCTCCTGACTGGATCGTCGTCACCTCGCGGTGTCCCGAACGCGTGCCCCTGACCGCACCCAGTAATCGCGAGGCCCTCATGTCTACTTTCCCCACCTCCCTCACCTGTACCTCCCTCTCCTTCGCCTGGCCGGACGGGACCACCGTCTTCGACGACCTCCAGGTCGCCTTCGGCCCCGGCAGGACCGGGCTCGTCGGCGTCAACGGATCAGGGAAGTCGACCCTGTTGAAGCTGATCGCGGGCGAACTCACCCCGACGGACGGCACGATCCGCGTCACCGGCGAGGTCGGTTACCTGCCGCAGAACGTCACGCTCGACACCGTCCTGCGGGTCGACGAGGCGCTCGGCATCGCCGCCACGCGTGCCGCGCTGCACGCCATCGAGGCGGGCGACGCGGCCGAGGAGCACTTCGACGTCGTCAGCGACGACTGGGACGTCGAGGAGCGGGCGCTCGCCATGCTCGGCGAACTCGGACTCGGGCACGTCGAGCTGGACCGCACCATCGGCGAGGTCTCGGGCGGCGAGTCGGTACTGCTGCGCCTGGCCGCGCTGCTGCTGCGCCGGCCGGACATCCTGCTGCTGGACGAGCCCACCAACAACCTCGACCTGTACGCGCGCCGACGGCTGTACGCGGCCGTCGAGGCCTGGTCCGGGGTCATGGTCGTGGTCAGCCACGACCGCGAACT is a window of Streptomyces mirabilis DNA encoding:
- the mmpA gene encoding morphogenic membrane protein MmpA, producing MTTHRSPKPATGATQPVERTVMAALVLSVLAGVGWIGGMIYTVLGWPF
- a CDS encoding endonuclease V, with the translated sequence MNTVPIPAGWPATEEQARAVQDELRGRVVLDEPGPPPGTGRVTGVDVAYDDERDVVVAAAVVFDAATLAVVAEATAVGQVSFPYVPGLLAFREIPTVLAVLDALPCAPGLVVCDGYGLAHPRRFGLASHLGVLTGLPTIGVAKNPFTFSYEEPGARRGSASPLLAGEPTGPEEVGRALRTQDGVKPVFVSVGHRVSLDNACAHTLALTPKYRLPETTRSADSLCRRALKETTPSGASPVD
- a CDS encoding plasmid stabilization protein, encoding MPRGSSPKRERQYEHIKESALDRGESRERAEEIAARTVNKERARSGESKTASRTSTQDISSGRRGGLRSHQGAQGPTYDQLYEEAKRRDVHGRSDMNKEELRRALGGK
- a CDS encoding WD40/YVTN/BNR-like repeat-containing protein, which translates into the protein MRGLGKSRRTSRAVTVGLCAAAFAAALTATPAQAHEAGKAAHWALKDSGSDVRFRGLSAVSRDTAWVAGAKGTVLRTTDGGASWRNVSPPGAADLEFRDIEAFDARRAVVLAIGEGEASRVFRTDDGGATWTESFRNTDAKAFYDCLTFFDRRHGLAMSDPVDGRFRILSTSDGGRSWKVLPSDGMPAAQDGEAGFAASGQCLVSAGSHDAWLATGGGAHARVLHSTDRGLTWKAAETPIPAGDPARGVFALAFRDRAHGLAVGGDYRADQASPQAAAVTSDGGRTWTPAAQPPPAYRSGVAWLPHSRTSALAVGPTGTDLTTDGGRTWRTLDTGSYDTVDCTPDLGCWASGEKGRVARLER
- a CDS encoding SsgA family sporulation/cell division regulator, producing MSTVIEQPVEARLVAAAPRMPSIPATLHYDRSDPFAVRMTFPAPATLEGVEVCWTFARELLASGMEDSVGYGDVRVRPYGYDRTVLEFHAPEGTAVVHVRSGEVRKFLQRTTELVPVGLEHLQVDLDHDLEELMRGTC
- a CDS encoding isocitrate lyase/PEP mutase family protein; this translates as MTNQNPTHETALAFRALHTPGRPLVLPNAWNTASARLVEEAGAAAMATTSAGLAWDLGTADGDRLDRDRALGAVARVAAAVRVPVSADIESGYAKDAAGVGDTIRAVLAAGAVGVNIEDALYDGEGGEGDGGRGPLRPVAEQAERIAAARAAADAAGVPLFINARIDTVLRGAGGVGETLERAAAFLAAGADGIFVPGAVDPGTVKSLVAGAEGPLNVLVGPGAPPVAELAALGVARISAGSSIAQAAHAVVRRAARELLSAGTYDSLTGGLDYAELNTVLGGAR
- a CDS encoding GOLPH3/VPS74 family protein, with the translated sequence MPNGSLSLPARLYLLAWDTTRLKVTGATHLHHLVRAGALTELAQRGLLADVDGIATPVDADAHTGDLVLDGLLELVEESRPRKWKAWVTLRARVTLDAVRAQLAAEGYLRAEKKRVLGLFPSVEYELERVSAVEALREEARTVLQGPVPVEDVSDRDAALVALAAAAELRTLASGKDRKLYKQRIEELTDRSGAAAPALKKVIQEVRTAIVVAATAASTSGAATGG